TAGTTTCTTTAGTCTGCTAGGCATTTTCCATTGAGTCTGTGTCCAGGGCCAAACATCAAAAGAATAGAACaagaaaaaagcagaggaaatttGCCCCACATTCTCAGAACCACAGTTCCTCCCTCAGAGTTTTAAGTGCCTGCCTACTCACTGTTGTCACTGTCCTGCTCTTGCCACTGCCACCAGGTAttgcctggggctggaggtggaAGAGAAGGGACAAAGACACAAGGGATGTCCCCCACTTTCTGATCCTCAGGAGTCCCTTTCCCGCTTCTCAAATCTTCAAGAGGGGCTTCTCTTGGAACTCTTTCAGTTTGCGCCTGATATATGTGTTTAGGTTCTGGGCTGCCTCTTGAGTCCCTCCTAGGCAACactagaggaagaaaaatggtaAACTCACTACTGGTTTAATGGAACTTTgaattctgattctttttttttttttttttttgagacagagtctcacttgttgcccaggctagagtgagcgccgtggcgtcagcctagctcacagcaacctcaaactcctgggctcaagcaatccttctgcctcagcctcccaagtagctgggactacaggcatgcgccaccatgcccggctaattttttctacacacatatatatatatatatatatatatatatatatatattagttggccaattaatttctttctatttatagtagagatggggtctcgctcttgctcaggctggttttgaactcctgacctccagcaatctgcccacctcagcctcccagagtgctaggattacaggcatgattcACCTCGCCCGGCTGAATTCTGATTCTTTTCCTCTGCTATCATTTACTTTTCTGAGACCTCAGATAGTTGCTCCATGCATTCTGTCCAGCAGCAGGGGAGAAACAGAGTCGGGTATGCGTATTCCATTTATGATCTGtgtaaccctgggcaagttacataacctctcAGTACTTAGTTTTTATCTTTGGAAGAGGATAATAGTGGTATCAATCTGAGATGGTTGTTGTGAGTAAATGAGTTTatatacataaagcacttagaatagtgcctaacCACAGTGAGCACCTAATAAATATTAGCCTTTATTAACAATTatcatggaaagaaaataaacaaaaagataaaaatcacccCAAAATCCAATGCCTAGAAATTTTAACATAAacattatttcagaattttcagTCAAGATATATTGACCAATTGACAAATGAACAGCAGGTATAGGATTGTATATCCTCCCCTATTCCCAGATTTATGCATTTCATAATTAGGGGAGAGGCAGTGGGTCATAGGATAAAGTCTTTCTGCCTCCAAGCCTTCATCCCACTATTATTCCCACCTGAGATGGTCATCCTCCCAACTCctacttgggttttttttttttttttttttttttttgagacagagtctcactttgttgcccaggctagagtgagtgccgtggcatcagcctagctcacagcaacctcagtttcctgggctcaagcaattctgctgcctcagcctcccgagtagctgggactacaggcatgcgccaccatgccggctaattttttctatatgtattacttggccaatttctttctttctattttatagtagagacagggtctcgctcttgctcaggctggttttgaactactgacctcgagtaatccacccgcctcggcctcctagagtgctaggattacaggtgtgagccactgcacccggccatacTTGGGTTTCTAGTTTCAGTTTAAAGATCATGTCCATGAGAAGGCTTTTCTGACCCCAGGCAAGAAGTAGATCGCCCTAATCAATGCTTTCATGTCACCTAATACTTCTTAGCATTCATCACACTTGTAATTTATAACCATGTGCCTACAACCTAAAAAGACAGGACAAGTcctctttctcactttcttgaTCTGTACTCGAAAGTTTCTCTTTGGTTCATCCTTCCCTCACAGATGGTGACCCTATCCTCCCTTACCTGTCCTCCAAGGCTCTGCAGTACAATCCTTTTCAGCTGATCAAGTTGACACTAATTTGGGCAACAGTGCTTATACACTTGGGGCTCCACAGTTTGGAGCTGAGTCAATGACAGTGGTAAAGGCCTATTTGCACTTCTCAccccagagattctaattcaATAGGAACtggggtggagatggggtctAGAAGTATACATTTTCAAAAGCTCCTCTCATGATTTTGATGCTGGTGACCCAAAAAAACAGTGCCTGTGGTAGGCAACTTCTGACATGGCTTCCAATGATCCCTGCCTTCTGATAGTCACACCCTATGTATTCTCCATTCCTTGAGTATAGGCTGGGATGTCACTTACATGATTAGGTTACAAAACACTGACTTCATCTTGCTGGTGTTATGTTTCCAGCTCTTGCTCTAATGGAGAGGGCTACCTGGGTAGCCTCTGGCCGACAGTCAGTCAGGAAATAAGGTCCTCAGTATAGCCACTCATGAAGTAGTAAATCCTGCTAAAAACCACTGAGTGATCTTGGAAGCAAGTCCTCCCCATTTAAGCTTTGTGAAGACTATGGCCCTAGCTATCACCTTGAGTTCAGCCTGTGAAAGACCCTGAGGTAGAAAACTAAGCTCAGCTATGTCTAGATTCCTTACCCATAGaaaatgagacaataaatgtcttattttttattttgagacagggtcttgctctgtcacctgggctacagtatagtggcatcatcatagctccctgtaacctcaaactcttgggctcaagcaatcctcctgtctcagcctcttgagtagctgagactacaggcacacaccactgtccccaacaaatttttctattttttgtagagatggggtctccctcttgctcaggctggtctcaaacttctggcctcaagcaatcctccaacctcagcctcccaaagtagtaggattataggcatgagccatcacaccaggccaatatgtgttgttttaaatcactatGTTTTACAATAATTTGATAACTAGCAGTAACTAATATACTGCCTACATATGCCATCTAGACTCCATTCTACCCATCCATGTTGAAAGATGCACCAAAGTGGGGGATTTCTAATATCTCTTTAACAAAATTTCATAAAACACTGACTGTAGACATTCTCTGCTCTTCTTATGCTTAAAGATGTGCATCAGTCCAATTGCCATTTTCAGCTTCAGAGACTTTAGCTTAATCTTTTAAGTATCATTTGTTTCATGTGTGTGAACTCTGAACTCTCATAAAGTAAAGATCAGCATGTGTAAGTGAGTAATAGATTCTTGGTTAGGAATCCTCTCTTTGTAAAGCAAAGACAAACTACATTGCATTTGCATGATCCTGGGATGTGAATGGTTCCTTTCCCTCTTTGGGTGTGAGGCCAGGGAATTTCAGCCAAGCCCACACTGGACTTTAGAGACATTCACTTAAGACTGGAACTACAGAATTCTGGAAAGTTATGGCACCATTAGCTGGGACCAGTTTACAGGTAAAGAAGATACTAAATTCCAAAGGAAAACTAGAACacgggtgggagtggggggataGTCTCAAAGCATCAGGAATTAGCAACTTCTATACAGTGGAGGAtgtgggaggaagaagggattTATTTAAGAGTCAGAGACTGAGAATCAAGTCTTACTTGTCTAGACAAAGCTAAGATGAGAAACCAAGAGTGTCAACTCCTAAAATAGGACTCACTGGACTGGTGCCACGAAGTCTCCATTGCTTCATCAAGAGCTTACCAGCCCATGTTTAATCAAAAACCCAGgactggccaggcacggtggctcacatctgtagtcctagcactctgggaggccaagccgggcggattgcttgaggtcaggagttcgaaaccagcctgagcaagagtgagaccccatctctactataatagaaagaaattaattggccaactaatatatatagaaaaaattagggggcatggtggcgcatgcctgtagtcccagctactcgggaggctgaggcggtaggattgcttgagcccaggagtttgaagttgctgtgagctaggctgatgccagggcactcactctagcctgggcaacaaagtcagactctgtctcaaaaacaaaaaaacaagccgggcgcggtggctcacacctgtaatcttagctctctgggaagccgaggcgggcagatcgtttgagctcaggagttcgaaaccaacctgagcaagagcgagaccctgtctctactataaatagaaagaacttaattggccaactaatatatatatagaaaaaattagccgggcatggtggtacatgcctgtagtcccagctactcgggatgctgaggcagaaggattgcttgagcccaggagtttgaggttgctgtgagctaggctgacgccatggcactcactctagcctgggcaacaaagcaagactctgtctctaaaacaaacaaacaaaaacaaaaagacaaaacaaaaaacctaggaCTCTACTCCTACTTTTTAGTTAAATGACTGACAGTTTTAGGACTTGAAGAATGGTCTGTCCTAAATCTCCACCTAAGAGTACAAACTTTGGAGAGCAACTCAGTCAACACTAGGGCCCTCAGAAGGCAACCACTTTCTATGCAAGTGAGGGTTCAACTGTACCTTACACTAGAGTTTCTCAATTCTAGGGAGTACACGGTAGTATTCTAGGCCAAGGATACCAATCCTTCTAGCACGCTTCTTAGGAAGCTCTAACTTCGACTGAGGGCAGGAGCCTAACTGCTGCCTGCTGCTTCTTGCTGTAGATCTAATAGttctgtgtgtggtttttttgtttgtttttttttttaatgacagagtctcactttgttgcccaggctagagtgagtgccatggcgtcagcctagctcacagcaacctcaatctcctgggctcaagtgatcctcctgcctcagcctcccgagtagctgggactacaggcatgcaccaccatgcccagctaatttttctatatatattttttagttggtcaattaatttctttctctttttagtagagatggggtctcactcaagctggttttgaactcctgaccttgaataattctcctgcctccgcctcccagagtgctaggattataggcgtgagccaccacgcccggccattctGTGTGGTTTTGATACTCAAGTTCATAAGTTCGTTATTAACTCTTTcccttatacttttttttctttttttcagacagagtctcattctgtttcctgggctacagtactgtggcatcattacagctcactgcagcctcaaactcccaggctcaagcaactCTGCTGGCTGAACAACCAGCGTAGTTGGGAACgataggtgcatgctaccatgcctggctaatttttctgtttttggtagacaCATggtctatgttgctcaggctggtcttgaactcttggcctcaagggatcctccggccttggccttccaaagtgctaggattacagaccagagccactgtacccagctatCTCTTTCCTTTATAATTCTATGTGATGGAAGGAAACAGAAGTTGAACTcaagctccttgagagcagggacaGTCACCATCAGTGTGCATATCCAGTACCTATCATGTGTTGGTACTCAGTACTCTGTATTTCTGAATGGACACTAAGATACAGAGCAATCTGTCCAATGTCACATACCCCGGGATCTAGGTCTCCTAGCTGTAAAGCCAGAACTCAGCAGACAGTATCTGGTTCTCTTCATTTTCCAGCACCATGCTTTAGAGTAGACTGGGAATGagtcctcctcccagccccaaaTATGAAAGACAGAAGATACCCAGTTCAGGGTATGTTTGTAGATAGATTTCTcatagatttatttctgtgtcatgttatatatagatatatgcatatatacctttttttttcttttaaatacaatctctattcccttctcctcctcaccaAACTCACAAAAGGAGATATAAATCCTTCCAGGACTGCCATCAGGCTTCCCAAGATGGTCAGAGCCAAGGAAAAAACCATCTCTCAACATCTTAAGAAACAGATGCCTTTCTCAGGCTCTGGGGTCATTGAAGCAGCATTCCCAGGGCccaaggggaggagagaggagaggaaacaaCTCTAGTGTGACAGGATTCTAGGATGAAAGCATCCAGTGACTACTGGAATAGCAGACTGGCTCCCAGAACTCTCAGGGTGGGAATAAAGATGGGGACCCTATGGCTCTTCAGATGCTGCCCAACAGGTGGGGGTAGGGAGCAGGAATGGGGGGTTAGGCATGCAGGGACAGCGGGGTAGGAGAAGGAACACCTGTGGGTTATGCTGGAGACAGAGCAATTCCCATCAGGGTTGCCCATCTACTCAATGACACATCATGAACGGACAGATGCTGAGCTCTTAACAAAACGGGAGAGAGcatggcagggaggggagcaATGGAGCACACAAGaaagtcacaaaaaacaaaaagtaccaATGAAAACATGACCTATACTTGCCTCCTCCCTAGAGAAGGTGTGATCTAtatcgggggtgggggaggtgaaCGGTCATGAACCTAGGATTATCAGCTGGCCAGGGGCACAGAAAGGCTCTCTGAGAACTCCtaagaggcaggcaggcagctgggACCCCACATCCCCAGGGAAGAAACGACAGTCCCTTCAATTCGACTTGGACCAAATCTTGGCACTCCCTCGGAGCCTGgcaaggggaagagagagagagacagagaggatgCAGGGAATCCCCTAACTCCTGGagtccccccactccccaccagcATGCAAATGACTAAAGAAGGGAGGGCAGCCAGGGCCCTGAAGTACAAGTGGGGACCCCCAGAAGCAAGCAGTTCTTGCCACACTGGCTCACCCCTTGCCCTTGGAGGCTTTCTTGCTGGGCTGGCGCTGGTTGGTGCCAGGAGCTGGTTCCCTCAGCTCAGTCAAGTGTTGCTCAGGGTCCTGAGATGTCGCTGCAGCTGCTGCCGCCGTTGTAACTTTAATGGTTTTTTTAAGGTTGGCAACCTACCAGGATGAAAGGAACGGGGTATAGCAAGGAAGGTTCCAGAATCTGACAGCCCCTGTCCATCTTGTCTGTCTGCTACAGCCACTGTCCAACCCTCTCCACACAGGACAAGTGGCCCAGGCTGGAAGAGCCTGGGTCCCTCTGCTCCCCTGCCTGCTCACCTCACTCTCAATCTGCTGCTTCAGACCCAGCTGCTGCTCCTTGTGCTGGTTGGCACGGCTCACTTGCTCCTCAATGCCTGACAGCACCACTTCACAGCCCACACACCTGCGCAAGCGTCAGAAGAGGGCTGTAACTACAGACTAATGGAAAACAGACTCAAGAAGAACTAGATCCTGGTATTCAAACCCTTGTCTGAGTTGAGAACGCTCTCCATGGCACCTGGAACCCACCTACACTACTCACAGCAGCGACACAGACACTCAGGTATGATGTTAGAGGGACAAGGAAATTCCTGGAGTGACATGCAAGTTGGGAGTAGGAACTCAAAACAAAATAGGGTGGAAGatgctgaagagaaaaaaagaaggtgaAGTAATGAACGGACACACTGAAGGTGGGTaggaatacaaagagaaaaagagaagaggaagggtcCCATGCCTGTGGACAATGGTGGTTACAGACCGATGGGTTGAATCCAGCCTAACACAGCTGACCAACCTTTCCAGTTAGGATCTCCTTAAGGGTACCACTCCCTTTCCCCGCCCAAATTATTGTGCCAAGGACACTGactcctgcctcccagggcctCCTCCACTGCTGTCTTCCTCAGAAGCCTTTGGAGGAATAAGCTCATTTCCCTTCATCCTCTTGGGTTCCACCTCTGCAGCCCAGCCCACCACCTGCCCTCTCTCACCCTGAAGCACCTCTCCCTTTCTTGTGGTGAGAAGGGAAGAGACAGTGCCAGGACACAGGTCTCACCACTCCTGCAGGGTTCGGGCAATGGCACTGAGGTCCTGGCGCTGGATGTCCCGCCCGATGCTGTAGTCAACCTCCAGCCGCTGATTGCGCTGGTCCAGGGAGCCTCGAAGCACGTCTGCGTACACAGCTTCAATCACAAGGTCTTCCAGCTGCCGCACGTTACGCAGGGCAAGGGCCTCCAGCAACACTGCATATGGGATGCACTGGGCCCGGGGAGGTCAAGCCAGGATTTGTGAGGTTCCGCAGCAAAGGGCTTCCAAGACTCTTCTCCCCTCCTTTTCCCCACTGCCCAGGCCCATCTACCCTCCACTCCTATTCCTAAATCTTTCTTGTAACAGCCTGGTtctaaggcaaaataaataaaaatatcctcaTCTCATGATCCCCTGCACCATGAGGACAACCTTAAATAAGATACAAGACTTCtgcttccctcccagccctcccacaCTCACCCCCCACACCACAGAGGGAGAAAGTGATGCCTGCCTGGTGTCATTCCTTTGGCCATAACTCAGGATGTCACACAGCCTCTGTTCAAGATCAACTTGACATGGGGAGAATATGTAGTAATGGGAGACGTCTGGAGTACTGTTTATCATTTATACGTCACCTACTTCCAACAGATATTCTTTCTGAGGCATCTCACCATAGACAGCCTGACGCATGTCAGATGAGAATACCTGAGCATCAGGTAACAACTGGAAGAGTgcagacagggcagggcaggaggtagGACACTGAACAAGAAACTGAGcctggccaggagtggtggctcacgcctgtaatcctagcactctgggaggctggggcagctggatcctttgagctcaggagttcgaggtcagcctaagcaagagcaagaccccatctctaccaaaaatagaaaaaattagctgggcatggtggcgcatgcctgtagtcccagctacttgggaaactgaggcaggaggatcgcttgagcccaggagtttgaggtagctgtgagctaagctgatgtcatggcactctagcccaggcaacagagtgagattctgtctcaaaacaaaacaacaaaaactgagCCCAAAAGGACCACAGAAGTACTTCTGGGATATACATTTCCTATTCTAACAAACAAAAGCCCAGCACTTTATCAGAAGAGAGCCCTGTTTCCAGCTCTGAGGCTTGTTCTCATGGGACTTGACATGGTGGGGAGGAAGGTAATTGCTAAACAACATGTGAACAGTATCCTAGTTGGTATTTTGACCAAAAACACAAAAGACATTTACTTAGAACTTAAgttgcttgaaaaataaaaacaaatcagaaaactaAGAATAATAGGCTTAATGGCTATCTATGCAGTAATTTAGATACAGACCttggaagagggaagggaggaagaagggacagTCTGATCAAGGGCTGTCCTAGTGCAAACTCCCAGGCACGTGAAAAAGGATGCTCTAGACTTCACTGGCTTAGGACTGGGGCGACTGTCACTTACCTTTACTTTGGCAGCCAGAGTGACGACTGATAGGTGTCGAAGCTTATTCTTCTGAGCCTCTGTAAGTGGGGGAAGATTTCGGGCTTCAGCTAAAGAAAAGGGACAAAGCAAAGTGAATCCTGATTTCAGTTTTGTGGGAAGCCCTAGCCTCTTTCCCCTGCATTTTGTTAAAATTAGTTCTCGATGCCAATTCAGGTCTTTACCCTGACCCTGGGTACCCAGGGGATCTAGAAATTTCTAGAAGGGTATCCCAGGAATTTCTTCTAAATCTCTCTAGAAACTGCCCTTCTCCCATCTCTGTTACTTCAGAGCTCCAGCCCCGCTAGTTACCTAAGTAGTCAGCATATGTGCCATAAGCAAACACTGTGAGCAGCCGGAATGTGGAAGCGAAGTCACTCTCAGCCAGCTGCAAGAATATGAGGGAAAAGAAGAGGTGACAGGAAGctctccctctccaccctcccaggCCTACCCTGTTTTGAAGTCCATTTTCTGGCCCCATCTTTTCCAGCCAGTGTTACCTCTCCTGGTTGACCAAAAGAAGTTCTAAGCCTCTTTGATCACTCTCCCCACAGGAAGGGCTCCTTTCCATCTCCAGGGCTTTGCTTACACTATTCTCCCAATCCACAGTGTCCTCCTGCTCCATACAGCATTCATTTCCTACACTAAATAGAGTTGAAAACCTTCAACACTCAGAATCTAACAGACATACACACCAGACACTGCAAATTGTGCTGTTTGGCCCTCAGAGTATgtttaatattctaaatttgaATATCTTTAGGCAGTCTGCAGTACTCCCCAGTTCATCAGACTCCTACCTCAACCTCACTCATCTCTGACAGCTGCATGGCCTAGATATGTGTGGCCGGTGCTACCCCCAGGCAGACTTGGCCAGTAGAAACTGCTCCTGAATTTGTGGCCTCTACTTCAGAGCCACCATACCAGGAGGCTGTCTTGTATTCCCCAGTCCAGCCCACCCAGATCTCCTCTCCTATCGCGGATCACTTATTCTGTCACTTAACCAATTCAATCCCTGCAAAAGGTTGTTACCTAAGAACATGTTTCCTTGCAACAAGATTATAGATCCAGTTTCTGGTATCCCACTAGGATCTAGCAGAGTTAGGAACGGAGCAGgttttctcaataaatacttgctaaatgAAAGATTTATAGGTTTACATCCATTCATCTTATCTCTTCAACTAGAATGGAAGCTTCAGAAGGGTAAGCCCCGTGTCTGGTACTTTTCTGGTATTCCCAGACTACTGGCAGAATGCTAAGCAGCATTCTTTTTCTTCACCTTGATTGATACTCTTTAGATCCACTGCAGATAAAAGCAAGTACCAAAGGTGGCCAGTCTCCTCCATAACACAGACTAATCCAAAAAGGCTAAATATGTTCACTCAATCGCAGGCCCTCAAGTTTGACCACAAATGACCATCTGAGCATCTCAGGACTTGCGTGGTGCCACAAGTCTTGGTGACCtgactttaaaatctttttttttttttgagacagagtctcactttgttgtccaggctagagtgagtgccgtggtgtcagcctagctcacagcaacctcaaactcctgggctcaagtgatcctactgcctcagcctcccgagtagctgggactacaggcatgtgccaccatgcccggctaattttttctatatatgttagttggccagttaatttctttctatttatagtagagacagggtctcactcttgctcaggctgctctcgaactcctgaccttgagcaatccgcctgcctcggcctcccagagtgctaggattacaggcgtgagccaccgaaccCGGCCTGACTATAACTCTTAACTCTGCTACTGCAGTGTGAATGGTTCTCTCTGCTGTGTTCTTAGCAGCTTGCCATGTGTCTTTGGGAAAAAGACACCTTCTCCATTACCTACTTTAAGTAGATTAGCATTTGCTGCACAGGGAGAAAAAGAGGGCATGCTAATTTAACAGGTTCATTCCCTCCATTTGTACAGAGTTTACATTTTCCCATAATCTCACCTGATTCCCACAACAACGTGAGGGGCAGTATCAcctccatttttaaaagagaaagctgAGGCCCTAAAATAAAAGTGACCTGATCAAGGTGACATGATTATTAACAGCTGTTATGGTGGAGACAGGCTGGAACCCTGGTCTCGTACTCTGAATGACATGCTCTTTTGCCTAATAACGAAAAATACTAGGCTTTACAGATCCCTCATCTCCAGAGGGAAACTAAGAGGTTTACTTTCTTActggttattattattgttattattttttaaagagacaaggtcttgctctgttgtccaggctggagtgcagtggcacgattatagctcactgtaaccttgaacttctgggcacaagtgatctcagtagctaggacttacaagcacgtgccaccacacccggccaattttttaattctttgtagagaaggtgtctcactatgttgctcatgctggtcttcaattcctggcctcaagggatcctctcacctcaacctcccaagtgctggaattacaggtgtgagccaccttgcctggcctggtTACTTTTTAACTGGTTACTTTTGAAAGTTGCCAGTTAATCATCTCTGTATTGTTGTTCACCTGAATGGTTACGGACTTACAGAATGAGCCCTGCCCACCCATTCTCAAATTCAAACTTTTCCCCCAAACTTCCCTGTGGGTTATTCAGGCCAGCAACCCACCTCTCTAACATTGGGCATATCCA
This Microcebus murinus isolate Inina chromosome 10, M.murinus_Inina_mat1.0, whole genome shotgun sequence DNA region includes the following protein-coding sequences:
- the COPS7A gene encoding COP9 signalosome complex subunit 7a isoform X2; this encodes MSAEVKVTGQNQEQFLLLAKSAKGAALATLIHQVLEAPGVYVFGELLDMPNVRELAESDFASTFRLLTVFAYGTYADYLAEARNLPPLTEAQKNKLRHLSVVTLAAKVKCIPYAVLLEALALRNVRQLEDLVIEAVYADVLRGSLDQRNQRLEVDYSIGRDIQRQDLSAIARTLQEWCVGCEVVLSGIEEQVSRANQHKEQQLGLKQQIESEVANLKKTIKVTTAAAAAATSQDPEQHLTELREPAPGTNQRQPSKKASKGKGVA
- the COPS7A gene encoding COP9 signalosome complex subunit 7a isoform X1, which encodes MSAEVKVTGQNQEQFLLLAKSAKGAALATLIHQVLEAPGVYVFGELLDMPNVRELAESDFASTFRLLTVFAYGTYADYLAEARNLPPLTEAQKNKLRHLSVVTLAAKVKCIPYAVLLEALALRNVRQLEDLVIEAVYADVLRGSLDQRNQRLEVDYSIGRDIQRQDLSAIARTLQEWCVGCEVVLSGIEEQVSRANQHKEQQLGLKQQIESEVANLKKTIKVTTAAAAAATSQDPEQHLTELREPAPGTNQRQPSKKASKGKGLRGSAKIWSKSN